A single Garra rufa chromosome 9, GarRuf1.0, whole genome shotgun sequence DNA region contains:
- the upk1a gene encoding uroplakin-1a encodes MAAGALSCLMFALVGLNALAAAAGLALFAVSIWVAADGYKLYPISGVSGKDDIFAAAWIAIFTGFAFFLTCLYGIYAALNRCRVPLLVYLILMFIIFLFECASAITAATNRDYLVGNSNFVKKQMLTHYGDSTVQGQQITYTWNNVMQQVECCGADSPQDWIIYNSTLKQLNGPQYLWPQSCCKRTSTFDVLDPAGCRVGKTSSMYTKGCFSYIESVLSRYTWAVSWFGFSVLMLVFFTLLVAMMYYMHLE; translated from the exons ATGGCAGCAGGAGCCTTATCATGTTTGATGTTTGCACTTGTTGGTTTGAATGCACTCGCTGCC GCCGCAGGACTGGCATTATTCGCAGTGTCCATTTGGGTAGCAGCGGATGGATATAAACTCTACCCCATATCTGGTGTGTCGGGAAAAGATGACATCTTTGCTGCAGCCTGGATTGCCATTTTTACTGGCTTTGCCTTCTTCCTCACATGCCTCTATGGCATCTACGCTGCCTTGAATAGATGCCGTGTACCCCTGCTGGTG TACCTCATCCTTATGTTCATCATCTTTTTGTTCGAATGCGCATCTGCTATCACAGCAGCAACCAACAGGGATTAT CTGGTTGGGAACAGCAACTTTGTAAAGAAACAGATGTTGACACATTATGGAGACAGCACTGTACAAGGGCAGCAGATTACATACACCTGGAACAACGTGATGCAACAG GTCGAGTGCTGTGGAGCAGACAGTCCTCAAGACTGGATAATCTATAACTCTACCTTGAAACAGTTAAATGGCCCACAATACCTTTGGCCCCAGAGCTGCTGCAAGAGAACGAGTACCTTTGACGTGTTGGATCCAGCAGGCTGTAGGGTTGGCAAAACCAGCAGCATGTACACAAAG GGTTGCTTCAGTTACATTGAATCTGTGTTGAGCCGTTACACCTGGGCTGTGAGCTGGTTCGGTTTCTCCGTTCTCATGCTTGTG TTCTTCACATTACTAGTGGCCATGATGTACTACATGCACCTGGAATAA
- the fam83a gene encoding protein FAM83A — translation MDLVSNGLSVQCYLMSKQMGKMRRRVQEIRNPNAVMSPVDLSYNESTRLAMDALLERGIDGYQDVLVKENEANFLSAEEKSYILNNIKKPLTENEEADKDEETSSSASASSETYFPVVTESEIPVLDYGWPVADWSYHLRGMPSVEVFFHSMKSFSLKDVLRELIRQANTVLAIVMDTFSDVEIFCDILEATRKRNVYVYLLLDHSNLQLFQDMCENVKINKSQLGRMSIRSIQGQTYCAKSGRKFTGQIKEKFIIMDCTKVLVGTYSLTWLSWQVHRSLAVLFKGSGVKPFDLEFRRLYATSKPVPGFTCDTSDLGDLCLPFEKLHIPMCPTGTAGNTANHLQQKACKPRNLSFPTTTYPNLTTGLQRSHWPPRRNTIHQTTAGQSPHFNDPNMRSQTWRIKQGNPINRGLPANSYWY, via the exons ATGGACCTTGTAAGTAATGGACTGTCAGTGCAGTGTTACTTGATGTCAAAGCAGATGGGAAAAATGAGAAGAAGAGTTCAGGAGATAAGAAACCCAAACGCTGTGATGTCTCCAGTGGATCTGAGTTACAATGAGAGCACAAGACTGGCTATGGATGCTCTCTTGGAGAGAGGGATTGATGGATACCAGGACGTGCTGGTCAAAGAGAATGAAGCAAACTTTCTGTCAGCGGAGGAGAAATCGTACATCCTAAACAACATTAAAAAGCCTCTCACTGAGAATGAAGAGGCGGACAAGGATGAAGAGACGTCCAGTTCTGCATCAGCTTCTTCTGAGACATACTTTCCTGTGGTCACAGAGAGTGAGATTCCAGTTCTAGACTATGGCTGGCCGGTGGCTGACTGGAGTTATCATCTGCGAGGGATGCCTAGTGTGGAAGTGTTCTTCCACTCAATGAAATCGTTTTCCTTGAAAGACGTGCTGCGGGAACTCATCAGGCAAGCAAATACA GTTTTGGCGATAGTTATGGACACATTCAGCGATGTGGAGATATTCTGTGACATACTGGAGGCGACAAGAAAGCGCAATGTGTACGTCTATCTACTTCTGGACCACAGCAATTTACAGCTGTTTCAGGACAtgtgtgaaaatgtaaaaatcaacAAATCACAACTTGGT AGAATGTCCATTCGTAGCATTCAAGGTCAAACATACTGTGCCAAATCGGGGAGGAAGTTCACCGGACAGATAAAAGAAAAGTTCATCATTATGGACTGCACAAAAGTGCTGGTTGGCACATATAG TCTGACCTGGCTGTCCTGGCAGGTTCACAGAAGCTTGGCTGTACTCTTCAAAGGCAGCGGGGTTAAACCATTCGACCTGGAGTTTCGCAGACTCTACGCCACTTCTAAACCAGTCCCAGGATTTACCTGTGACACATCAGATCTTGGAGATCTCTGCTTGCCCTTTGAGAAACTCCACATCCCAATGTGCCCAACTGGAACTGCTGGAAACACTGCCAACCACCTACAACAGAAAGCTTGTAAGCCCAGGAACCTGAGTTTCCCGACAACCACCTATCCAAACCTCACCACTGGACTGCAAAGATCTCATTGGCCTCCACGGAGGAACACAATCCATCAGACCACTGCTGGTCAGTCCCCTCATTTCAACGATCCTAATATGAGGAGCCAAACTTGGCGCATAAAACAGGGCAATCCCATCAACAGAGGTCTCCCTGCAAATTCGTATTGGTACTAG